The DNA region GTTTCACTTCCTTGTTTAAGGTtttgactgtcttttgtgacTTATCAGCAGTGAGAAGGGAGTCAGCAAATTGTCTCAGAGCATATTAGAGAGTGAGGAGAAGAGCAGTGGTGATCTCAGTAACAGCTTCTCTCCTCATCACTCCTCTGTTCGCTTCTCCAGGTTTGAACATGCTGCTGCTCCTACTGCTGCTGGCATCCACCGTAAGTAACACTTCTACTAGTCTACCCTGAGAAAACAGGGATAAAAGAAGATGTAGCACtttgtgatgttacactgatactttttttgttggtctctttttttacagtttgttttgttagtTAGTCTCTCCATACAACATCagaacatcagtgtttttttaaatatatgtgtgaATGCAGGGTGATGGTCAGGCTCAGCGTGTGGTGGGCCAGAAGAAGAAAGACGCATGTGCATGTGAGGTGAACTCCACCATGTGGTCGTTCCCTGCTCTTAAGTACGAGGCTGTGTTGCAGCAGGTTGAGTCTTGTGAGGGCTCCCTGAACAACCTGCAGGAACAGGTGAGAACTAAAGTGGATCAGCATCATTTTACAGTGCTGAGACTGGTCTTATATTCAGACTGGTTTATTCCAGTTTCACTACTGATTTTAGGGATATAAAGATGGATAATGTGGCTACTGTGGAACTGAGCCATGCAATTAGTTAGATTAGAAACATTGATTCTAATGTGACATTAATTACAATTTCATAAGTGTTTATTTTGAACATAGAACCTTAAATCTACATTCAGTCATCAAGAAATGACTCATGagattctgttttctttcaggtGCAGTTGTCCAACCAGCGTCTCCCTCAGATTCAGGCTCTGGTTGAGAACGCGACAGCCCGGCTGGCGCCTTACCAGTACCTGCATAATCAGGGCCTGCATTCAGCCTTGTCTCTGCGTTTGCTGGGCCAGGAGCTGAGCCAGCTGGAGACAGACATCAGTGACATCCACAGCCAGTTAAACAATACCCAAACACAGAAACTCTCCAGAGAGGTACGCTGAGCATGCAGTACAGTAACGATGTACAGTAGTACATGAGTAACATGACAAGAACaatatgatataaataaaatgctACATTCTGGTAGTTTAGAGGAATGTTTACGGaatgtataaactgtatattgttataaatatgtgtatgtgtgtgtgtgtgtgtgtgtgtgtgtgtgtgtgttaggtggGTAAACTGCGTACAGATGTAGACAGGATGCAAATGACGGACACAATTAATATGAAGACCGTAAAAGAGAGACTGCGCTACCTGAAGAATGGCGCTGAGTCCTGCAAGACAATTCCCAAAGACTACCGAGGTAAGTCTACTGTGTGAAATTGTGTGtcttgtgaatgtgtttgtaagAGAGCTCTCATTCATTTATTGCAATAGCAATGAAGAGAACTCTCTGAGGAAACATGCACATTACCTCCAGCAAAATAAAGCATGTTATATTTTGACAATAAAGTCATATTATTTCAGGAAAATCTTAATATCATGAGATGTTATGTTGTAACATTATGGGAATAAAGTCATggtattttgagaaaaaaaaaatcataatattttGAGATGAAGTCCTAATTTTATGGTAAGAAAAACGTAATATTATGAGATTATGAGAGCAGCTTTCACATGTCAAATGAGGGACATTAATGACTGAATGCACcctgatgactggaaaaaaatgtggaGTGGAACTAAAGTTGAATCAGTCTGATTAATGTGGGAACAAAACATGAGTGCTCTGATGCTGGCACATATATCAAgattcaagttagcagagatTTAGATATACAGTTCAGAAAGCGAAACAACATGTGAAGTAGCGTCCCCAGATACGTTtaaggagaagagaaaaacaaaaggacaGGCAAACTGTTTGGGAGCTCAACACTATCAACACACTTTGTGACAGTTTGAAAGcctgtagcttttttttttttttttaatataactaGTACTAGTAACTATTGTGTACTGTGTAACTACTACGCTGTACTGTACACTCCCTTATCTTCCTCATTGTTTCCAGGCCAGGGCAGGTACTGCCTTAAGGGCCTGATCACCGACATCAGCGATCCAGTCACGACTAAGGTCAGTCCACATGGTAAGAGCTACACCTCTGGTTCGTGGGGGAAACAGGCCCAGATGGACAGCGAAGGCCAGAAGAACAGCTACTGGGTTCAGACCCTACTCAGTAGTCACATCTGGGGCAACTCCCTGCGCATATACCAAACTTATGAAGACTTCATGGCCTCTGCCAACCACAGGGACTTCACCTTTGCTGGATCCTACAATCATGCTAATGCCATCGAGGGTCCCAGCGCTGTCCTGTACGGTGAAGCGCTGTACTATCACTGCTACCGCTCTGCAGATGTCTGCCGCTATGACCTGAACAGCAACACCGTCACACGGGTGACACTTCCAGGCACCGGTGTGGGTTTCAACAACAAGTTCCCGTATTGTTACTATGACTGTCGTGCCAATAGTGATGTGGACGTGGAGGCAGATGAGACAGGACTATGGGCCCTTTATGCCACTGTTGGTAACCATGGTAATCTAGTGGTGAGCCGGCTAACTTGGGACAACGAGGCTGGGAAGCTCAATGTCTCACAGACGTGGGAGACGAGGCTCTTCAAGAAGGCAGTGAGCAATGCTTTCATGGTGTGTGGTGTGCTGTATGCCACTCGTTATGTGGACGAATACCATGAGGAGGTGTTCTACGCCTTCGATACAGCGACAGGCAAAGAGGACAACTCACTGGCACTGCCACTAGAGAAGATAGCAAAAGGAGTGGCCAGTCTGAGCTACAACCCCACCAACAAACAGATCTATATGTACAATGACGGATATCTTCTAGCCTACCAGGCCCACTTCTGATCTAAAGCTGTTGTGATTTATTGCAATTTCCAAATGGCAGCCATATTTGATTCACATAACACAAGAAATAAGCAAAGCTGGAAACAGTCCAGCATGAAGACTATTGCAAGCAACAACCAATTATGATGATCTATAATATTAGCCAGTGTTTGTTGTTAAATACTTTGTTCTGTTAAGATTTATAGAGGAATGACATAAACAGTATGTTGTAACAAATGTTTGGAATGTAATGTTTAATGAAAAATCAGTAAAAAcctaattatatattttaaaaaaaaactttaaacacagctatgctttgagctaaatgctctTGTCaggatgctaacatgcttacaatgACAATGATGGTCACATTAACATGAGTCATTAGCTTAATGTTTGCTAATTAggactaaacacaaagtacagctgaggttgatgaatgacattagttttgcaggtatttggtcataaaccaaagttttgtacaaattcaaattttgacctgatggtgaaAAACCAGTGGATCACTAGAGTTATTAGAATTCCACCTGTGGCTACCATGAATGTatttatcaaatttcatggtaatccatcttataattgtaatttaatgtggaacaaagtggtggaccagCAAAACAACCAACATCACCCCACTACTAGCATGACTAAAACTTCAAATATTTAGTTAAATTGAATGCTAGTATTACACATTAATCTGATGTGGAGAAAGACTGAAGgacaatattttattatttaatatttgattttgactGCATTATTAAATCTAGAAACTTAACATGACTTCTGAAACTGCTATTGCTGATTTAAAAAGATAGATTTACAGTTAACAGAAAGAGCATGAGCCAGAACCAACCAACTCACTGATTGTATATTAACACAAGTGAACTTTCACAGTGCTTAAGTAGCTAAAACTGACACTCTGCTGGAGTTAATTTTATGAGTCATTTTGGGTCAGTTGCATAAAATAaagcatgtgtttctgtcatgtctACCTCCAGATGACAACTGCGCTTCCTACTATTTTAGGCAGTCCAGCACAAAGACAAAGcaacaaagcaaaatatataaatgtacagtatcatGGCCTGAAGTTCGCTTCTGTGTGTGGCTGATCCAGTCTGAGTCAGCAGGGAGCCACATCTGGTCTGTTTTATTTGAGAAGAAGCGTAACATTTATGGTACAACAGGAACTAACCATCATCGTCTTTTGTCTTTGAATGCCTCAAAGATTTCTTGAGACatcaaattatgaaaaaataaaagttaatgaaaTGTTAATCTTCCAGTCAGAGGCTCACAGGCTACATAAAATGACAGATCATACGACATGATTGTATGTTCATTAACTCAATGCAAAAGAGTTGAAGCCTGAGAAAAAGGAAGCAATGAGCCATCTTTCCACCAGAGTGTGCTGCAAACCTGAGTCTGACTGAACTGAAGTGacatgtatctatctatctatctgattAATAATAAAAGTGCTTTTGAAATCAGTAACACCTAGCACATTAAGCATTACAAACCCCACACTTCACACTCTCATACTACCAATCTGAGACAGTCTAACCTGTCAATCCTAGCAATGTGTCTGTGCTGTGTTATAAACAGAaggtgtgaagtgtgtgtgtgtgtgtgtgtgtgtgtgtgtgtgtgtatgtgtgtgtcttgttcAGTGTAGCTGGCAGCACTGCTTTCTTTGAgtgttttaaagaaatattcCAACAGTTTAAGAAATACTCTTGTTTGCTTCATAGCATCATATCAGGTTCTTCTTTTTTGTCAGTGCAAGAAGTCCAACATGTTACAAAAACCTGGAAGCAGAGTGTAACAGCTTGCACTTCTTTGTTTCTGTAAAGTAAGACTAGTGTTTATTACcactttctttttctatcagttatagtaaaaataaaattaattactCTGAACTGGTTCAACAGGGCCATAAACACCGACAGTCAGATGATCAAAGAGGTTTTAAACAAAAGTCAAGTTTGCAAGCTAAACTTTTACAGACCAACTTCTTAGGCCAACTTTGACTGACTGTACATTATGCGCCCTCATggttttcctgtgcaatgaaAGGTTTATAGCACATTTTGAACGTGCTTACATTTTTAgctttacctccaaataaagtttTGGACCACCTGGCTAAACTGTTGGCTTCTTTAAAACCTGTCGGATTGTTTGACCACTCCTGCTTCCTGCCATTGTGGATTTATTTCTAGcaatgcagctgcattctgagATCTCAGTAATTACCTTCTATCATAACAGAGAAAACTAATGGCCCgagcaacaaaaataaaacacaaagaagttGTAAGTTGttgaatggtgaaaaatggctGAACAAGAACtccaaagttgtcttatttaAGAGGTGTCCTGAGTAGTCAACAAGCAAAGAGCTAGTGTTTGGAGCAGTTAGCTTTACAACGTGTAAATAAGATGGCTTTGGTGCTGTTGGAAGTagcatttttacacttttcaaGGAGTTAAGCTAGCCGTTTCCCCCTGCTTTCAATATGTTTGCTCATTAAGCTAGGCTGTGGATATTATGGATGTATAGAGAAACTGTATagatcttctcatctcatcACATCTGTACTAACAGAGCATGCACAGGGGAGGGAAAAGTAATTGCTAGGTCCCAACAACATTCTTGTTTGTGTGACTTGTTATTTAAGTGTCTCCATGATATGATGTCTATGATgtacaaataacattaaatacattttcaggtaAATGTCTAATTTTTAAAGTGATAAAGCCAAAATAGTGCTGTGCTGTATGAAAGTTTCCagttatttcagttatttacTTTACAGTTTGAATGGGAGGTACTGAAGCTGTGAAGTAATTTCCACATTGAACATACAATACTACAGCACATGTGGTATAGATGCAAGTGTATGTACCGAGCAGTTTGTAGCAATGCCGGTTATGCACAACTGGGGGCGATGTGATCACACACTGAAGAGCAAGAGAGGACAGATGTTTCCGCTGCTGTGGCCTGGTTTCCAGTTTCTGGCTGGCTGCCTCTCAGACACACCCAAAGCCCTGCTCACATAATGACAGACCTGCTGCCCTGCAGATTTAAAGAAGCCCAAACAGCAGCCGGCTGGCTCAGGACAAACTTAATGGTCTACTCTTTACCCTTTATGTGGTCAGGCTGATTTGATGTTTCTTTGCAGGGAAAATAGACTGGGGAGGACCTACATGTTCTCTAATGATAGTCTGGGATTCTGTAACATTTTGGTAACATTCAGAGTCATAATTTTATCTTCAAACCTTCTCTTTCATCATTGCTACTTGGTCCCTTTCTGTAAAGATGAACAGACCAGTTAAAATGGTCATACAAGAACAAGGTATGAAATGAGATAATAACAGCTAATAGATttagaaatgcaaaaaaaaataaatctactATCTGTGCTCATTTATAGGTTATTTAGAGCTGATGAGTCCTAAACTGAATCAATAACAACAGATTCAGCTAATAGTAATGCATCATTTGTCTCTATCTATCTTTGTTTGTATCACAGAGCAAGGCTACCTCCATCCTGTGCCAAAAACAGTTGAAATCCAGAAACCCAAAGTGTGTTGTTATgagtctttttgtgttttgtactcCATGCACTTTTTTCAATTTGATCTTTGCTGAAACAGTTTGAGAGCTGCAGAATTTGATTCAAGGCCAGGCAGGAGTGTGCAAGACCATAGACCATATAACAAATTAAGTCCACTGGCATTATTCTGACCTCCCCTTAACACAACTTTAATATGCCTTTATTTTATAGCTTCACCTCCACAGgtgcagtgtgtttttatcaaGCAGtaacctccagggctgaaaaattaaGCCATTGCAGAAGTGCCGAAAACTGCATTTCCTCAAATGGCCTCTTGAgtctggctccaaaaacaagtcaatccccatagacccccatgttaaaatgcccagctttacagcagaaataaatgtttacagcctgttacaaaaaacggttttggtctctacagctaatttcccctttcatgacaactgtatgcagtgaatttttttataactcacccatttaaatttcattGTGCTGTAAAGTTATCCATAATTAAGGATGTGGCTGCTTTGAATGACAGTTTGCtagccactaggtggcttgtttcatcAACCTGGCTTCATTCGActgcctcagctccacctctttgcccattttagATTAGCTGAGAGTTAggcggagtcaggcactgccaagagGGTGATGGCCGGagccgcccactttgagcttcaaaaccgccCTTcagaaaccagtgggtgacaccatggtggctacatccatttttacagtctatggttttcaTTAATGCTAGAAAAAGATGcagcagcttcttctctctttttgggCGAGGAAAAACCACAAATAGAGAGACAGACTTTAGGCCGATAACGCTAGCTTCAGGTAGGGCTTTCACTTTTCATAAGATCAAATGAATTTAAACTGACATGTAATTTGTTTAAGTTCATTTGAACACAACCCACATAGCCTATCCTAAAATATGTTATAGCTATAATCAAAGCAGATTTCCCTCCTCAGTAATATCTATGAGGAATGAGATGAGACGGATTTGTGCAAGGAGATTAATAGAAAGTAATGACGTAAAAGTGTTtgatctgtatttttaatttaatgttgttgctgctaatgctaatgctacaGCTAATGCTGTTGTTAGCCCATTAGCCATACAAGCTCCTGCAGTTAAGTTTACAACATTGCCCATAGCTCCTGACCTGCTTCTTTTTGCTTCAGAATGCCAGTAAATTTTACCAGGCAAAATACAGTCTGAAAAAGTTCTCTCGCATGGCCTCTGCTGCCTGACAAGCTAATGTTACTACAGGCAGTTGCATTTTACAAAATCAGCAAAGAGCCTGAATTGTTGAATCAAAAAATGCTTCCTCACATCTCTTCTCAGATGGTTTAGTGTCAGATGAGTACACAGCACTGCCTGTTGCACTTATACACTgtgaattttgaatttgaagagatcattacagatttaaaatttcattttttcccatGTTTGAATGGTAGTCGGACCTGCAAATAAAGTTGACAACGTTGAGCTAGGGGATTCAAGCCCAGGAGATGAGCTGGAGAGAGCTATTGCTGCAAGAACTGCAAATAAAGGCCAAACCACTAAGTTTAATAAgtttaaaatgagagaaaatcagaTCTCTGCTGGGGCTTTACTGACCACTTACAGTGCATCTCATAGTTATTGCCAGGAAGCCCATCCTGTTTTGTCTGCAAGGCAGGATCTTACCTTGATGATAACCTGACAATTTCATCTTCACATCCCCACACTATCATTACCCATAAATAAAGTATGTAATGGTCACATTAAAGAGTCCATTTGATACACACAGCCATTATCACTCACTGATGGTATCAAGTACAGATGATTACCAGTAATGACTGACATCAGCTGACCCCGCAATGAGCTGTCAGCCCATCTTCCTTAAAGCTGCACCAGCCCAggttttcatgtaaaaataagCCTGGCTTTTCAGCTTAAATCACAGGCTGCTGCAGAGGAGAGTGCCCTGTCCACACACTGATTCAACCATTATAGATTGTAGATATAATTCCGATGTAAGTACATTCACTGAAGGATTATCCCACACACAGGAAGAGAGCAGTGATCAATTTAGAGAAAGCTGAAATTACCacaagtagattttttttctccaatgcTAACAttctcacaatgacaatgttaacatgagTTTAAcgtttaacatgttagcatgttaatatttgatactcagcactaaacacaaaggaTAGTTAATTGGAATGTCCTTAGTTTTGCAAGTacttggtcataaaccaaagtattggacaaagtaaaattttgacctACTGTAGATGAAAAGTGAAAGGTTCACCAAAGTAATGTAAAAGAGGGGAACGTGAATGTGTGTATGGCAATGTCTTCAGATGTTTCTGAGACATTTTACTATAAACTACAAATGCCAACCACATGCTggtgctacaggaaaagtcattaggattcatcctctggtgaccatgaatgtttgtgcaaaatttactgaaaatccatccaatagttgttgagatatttccatCCATAGATTTGCCTCAGTTAGTAGGTCAACCTACTGGATTCCTGCATGCATATTACAGCACATACATGATGTCTCAGGAGTATTAATCCTCTCAAGAaaacccctccctccctcctccattAGCATCAGCagcatgctaatgctaatggcTCTACCTCCATGTCCATACTGTCTGTATTACTGATACTGTCTGATAACCATAGTAAACACCAAAGTCCCTGTTTTCTGTCATTAGGCAAAACACTACAGTACTAAAATTTTAAGTGGttgaatgagaaaaacaacagaagaaaacCACGTTTTATTATTATGGAATGTAACTGGGGGATAGATCGGTGCAGTACAGCAAGGCTGTGGAGGGTTAATAAGATTACAGTAGTGCTACACTGGATTAACATGTGTGAATGGAagatgtttgttgtgtgtgtgtgtgtgtgtgtgtgtgtgagtgtgtttgttgggggtgggggggctgtGGGTGTTGAGTCCAGTGGAACTTGGCGGGTACTAAAGATACAGATTGTCTATTACAATCCAGCCTTTAAACATCCTCTCCTTTCTTGTTACAGTTAAATATTTTTCACATGTCACACGTCAGTGTTGTTAGTACCTGTGTCATGCAGTCATGGACAGCCTTCCATGCACTTACATGCAATATGCAAACACTGTGCATTCAATATGAATTCAGCCTAAGAGGAGCTAAAGAAGGAGCATTTTCAAGGACAGTAAAGGGTGTCCTTGGAAATGCCATTAAAACATTCATATGAAATGTactgattttatttacataaacatGAATACTAGTAAGAccccccaaaatgtcaaagactGAGATAATCTATATTagtaaatataatgtattacttatataaaatcttaaaatatataaaatattcaaagctcagtttttaaattgaatGCAATATGAGGCCTGATACCTTCCTacttaaacatggtagtgaatgaaacttCATCACAACTCGATGATAACTTACAAatatgaacacacgtcttgtcctgctGTGTAGTTCGTTGACAAGCCACAAAACAAACTACTAATgtcagctagatagctaattagctgctctgctgcagcacattaaacagtgtgtaaacatacctgcagatgtcactatggacctgttagatgctggtttggtcactgcactttaaaatccttgttagcgacacgctgtctgtccatgacttgtacttaccgcagtttgtttatttggtcTCCAACGCGACATTAAATTTTACAGTTAATCCATGG from Thunnus albacares chromosome 7, fThuAlb1.1, whole genome shotgun sequence includes:
- the LOC122986441 gene encoding olfactomedin-like, whose product is MLLLLLLLASTGDGQAQRVVGQKKKDACACEVNSTMWSFPALKYEAVLQQVESCEGSLNNLQEQVQLSNQRLPQIQALVENATARLAPYQYLHNQGLHSALSLRLLGQELSQLETDISDIHSQLNNTQTQKLSREVGKLRTDVDRMQMTDTINMKTVKERLRYLKNGAESCKTIPKDYRGQGRYCLKGLITDISDPVTTKVSPHGKSYTSGSWGKQAQMDSEGQKNSYWVQTLLSSHIWGNSLRIYQTYEDFMASANHRDFTFAGSYNHANAIEGPSAVLYGEALYYHCYRSADVCRYDLNSNTVTRVTLPGTGVGFNNKFPYCYYDCRANSDVDVEADETGLWALYATVGNHGNLVVSRLTWDNEAGKLNVSQTWETRLFKKAVSNAFMVCGVLYATRYVDEYHEEVFYAFDTATGKEDNSLALPLEKIAKGVASLSYNPTNKQIYMYNDGYLLAYQAHF